cATAAGATAgttgttttattaattttttttttgagatgtTTATTTAAATATATATCTTATGGTCATTTTCAGTGAGAAGTCTATTTTGTTTGGTTTATTCATGGCTGTTTAGGAGCTCTTTTCTTGGATCGATGCTTGAAGAACTTTGTGCTAGGAAAATTGTCCCTCTGTTTTCTTCTTTAGCCCGGTCAGATAAATATATTTTCGTGTTCAAATAAAGAACATAGCAACGTATTTaatttaataaaatttatatattcaaaTTCAGTAAAAGTCTAGGGATAAAGAATAGAAGATATGGAGCAGTAATGAAGCAGTGGAAGGGATCCAGCCGGCATTGGGGACATGTCTGGAACTATACTCACAGGGCTGATGCAATGTGCATTAAGTTATTCAACAAAACCCCCATCATCTACGGGATCTCAAATATTTAAAATGTTAGAGATAGAAAGCTCTATATGCAGTGACCAATAGATAGACCTTGATGCATTTGCTGTAATCTTGCACTGATATGAAGTAACTTCTTTGAAACCTCTataaaaacatacatatatagatatatcttATAAAAGATAAAAGACTTTGGACTTCGTTTCTGGTGTTCAAGTAACTTTTAGATGCTCATCCTTAGAAGTTGATCACATTGACATGATAGTTAAAGCATTTTGTATGGTTATAGATTTCTATTAATTTTTTCGTGGTTCTGATATTTAAAATTCTGCCTCAGGGAATGGTTTCGTTTATGGTGTCATTCCAGTTACAACTGCCAGGGTGCCAGTTCTCAAAGTTGTTGACCGAGGAactgaaattgaatgtgatataTCAGTTGAAAACTGGGATGGGATTTCAAAATCAAAGACAATTTACATGATTGGTGCCATTGATGAACGTTTTGGGAAATTGAGCTTCTTGGTAAAATATGCTTGTCGTCTCGTACACACACACACGCGCGCGCACgcgtatatataatatatacacgAGAGTTTCAGCTTCCTTTGTTCAGGTCAAAGGTTGAAGGATCAAGTTAAGGATCACATTACATATTGCAATATATTATGAATATCTTTCTTTCCCTGATAGGTTATAGTATCCTGGATATATATATCACAAGAAAGTTTCAGCTTCCTTTGGACAGGACAAAGGTTGAAGGATCAAGGATCACATTACATATTGCAATATATTATGAATATCTTTCTTTCCCTGATAGATTATGGTATCCTGGGTTGGGAGTCCTTCCAAATGGATGGAGCCTTGGCATGAGGTCCTACATTTGTGATCTCATACATATACCTGGGAATCAGGAATATAAGAAAATGAAAGAACCttctgtttttcttttatttggaTCTTTTCCTAAATATCTGTCCTAGTTTGGCCTCTCCATGCATCTCCTTAATGAAAGTGGTATATCAGTTGGAAAGTCTGACTAACCCACCCATGTGACATCCACCTGAAAGCATTATGGTCAAAACTACGGACAACTTCTCAGCAGAGGTTACATCCCTCCCACGGGCAGAACACTGGTTGCATGCACCGACGCCCCTCATTGACGATTACCCCCACTTCTATGCTTTAGTTTCTTATTCCTCCCTTTCCTGGGTTACTTTCTGGATCTCATATTCTCAGTCCCCCCAGTTTCTCCACTTTGCCTCCTTCAGTTATTTTCCCATTCACACGCTAGGAAATTGGGTGAATTGGTAGAACTCTGGAAAGAAAGCAAAATGCGTATACTTTGCCTCATTTTGCAAAAGGATCCTGATGTGAAGGCTCCATGATCCTTTTAAACTAATGCCCCAATTATATGTGGAGGAAATTTCGAAGTTGAGAATGAGCTTTCATATGTTGCAAACTTGCTAATTTTTGGAGTTATTGCTTTGTCGTTTTGTCAGAACTTCAATAGAATTTCTCGTGCGCGCAATCTGGGTTAAGAGGTTAGAGGACTTTGAGTTCTAGAACTCGTTTTCTATATGAAAGAAAGCAATAAATATGTGGCTTGTATAAGTGTCTGTTCATAATCCATAAAAGGAAAAGAGAGCTTTTATGTGTGCTAAGAATTGACAACACACAGATGAAGCTTAATAATCTGCTTTTTTCCTCTTTCTGGGCTCAATTTTTGGAACAACTTGTCTAGATGATAGCACTGCTGTAGATTTTATCATTCAGTTCCTTTATCAGCTTAATCTAATAAAAAATCAGTTCTACACATATACGATCTTCATGGACATCTTTTCAGTTTAGTTAAATACATGTATTTAACTAAGCAGTCACATGTATGAGTTGTCTTCAGTTTTCAGTTTAGTTAAATACATTCAGTCCCTCTCTTTTCTCTTCCTTTCCTTTTCTCGATGTTGAGCAATCGTTTCTAATGCCTCAAATTTGACCTGAATAAGTCAAGTAGAGTGCACAAACTATTGATCTTAAACAGTTTAATTCTTTGATGTGACACGTGTTGGCTGTGTCACCTTTGTTTGTGATTGCGATTCTCTTTTCGGACTTGTCCAATCTCTAGACCCATAATTTTCTTTGGGATAGATATCCCTTATGAAACCATGTACGGCAGTGTTAAATAGAGCAGATACTTGGGTGTGTTTGTTTACATGCAATGTTCAATGTTTTTCACTAAAAAGAATGTTTTGCATCTTTACTTCACATTTTCTGTTGTTAGATCTCATGAATTTTCTCTTTGCAGATGAAATCATGGGCGAAAGCACAAAATATTAACAGTGCAAAGGATCAAACATTGAATTCTTTATCTATAATACTCTTGGTTGCTTTCCATTTGCAGGTATGCTTTTCAGGACAAGTTCATCATTTGCAGAAACCCTTGAATTATCATTATTTTTCTCTTTCCTCGTTCTCTGTGGCAGACCTGAACGTTTTGTTTATCATGTTCTCAATTCAAAATTCCCATGTTTTCTTCATGTTAAAGAAACTTTAGGTGTCGAGCATATTTAGTTATTCTTTTAGGATGTTTGGCAGATGTGTTTTTATCTCCGCCTGTTAGACCTTCTTACAGTTAATTATGATAAGGGCTTCTGAATCTTGAACATGCTAATGCATCCCACAAATTGTCATGTTGCTTGTAAACAGTATAGGACCTTGATACGGCAAAGTAGGGAAACAAGTAATAACTGGATGGGCTAAAACTAATGGGGTGATGAATATGTCGGGCATGGATGGATTCGAAGCCTACTCATTTTCACCATCTTTTCGCCTCTACTACGACTTTTCTCATAGGAAATGGAGATGGGAAGGTGACATCAACCaacttttcctttttgctagCATTTTTAATCTAGAATCAACTTGCTGATCTTTCTTCATGCAGACGTCAAAATCATTTTATTTGGGCTCATGGGGTTTGGTGTGTTTAGCAGATATATGTTTGCCTTTTGGCATAACTATGTTCAATTTCTAGAGattctttttaaaacattttgGAGGACCCAGATGTTGTACCAACCTATTTAAATGTGGGTGCATGAAAAGCAAAAAAGGGTGTCAGTGCTTGGCTTGGATTTGATTATTTGCTTAAGTACTGGGTTCCCTCACTTCCCTATTAGTTGCTATGTTTTCTTCACTGCCGTATTTCCTTTTTCTAACTAATTTGATATGCTgcacttgagccgagggtctttcggaaacatcCTCTCTTCCTTTTGTGTGTGTATTCCTGATCCTTATCAAAGTATAATTAGATCTTTGAATATTTATCTTACGACTCTAGTTGTTTTATTACATAGATTAGTTATGAATTTTTTCTCATCATCACTTACTCGGCATAATCGAAAACTTTGCAGACACGAAATCCACCCATACTGCCTCCATTTTCCGCCTTATGCAGAGGTAAAACTTTGACTTATTACATTTTGAGTTTCCCATAAATCTATGTAGACTAGTTAATTCTGGTTGAAATTTCTCAATCCATCATAAAGGGCAATTAGAATCTTTTTGGACTTCAGCATGTTTCTTTTGAAGATCTAGCATTTGATTTAGTACTTGCTTTGTTGTTAAATAGTACTAGTTTACCATCACTAAAACAATATCATGTTAGTTTTACTTCTGGCATTTTAGTTTTGGTATTAGACGTATGATGCTATGTGCTGACTGATAAAGTGTTGTGTGAAAGTTAAAACTGTGAGATCGGTTTTGTATTTTGTTGTGGCATATTCAGAGCTGTAAACCACTGTCAAGTCACATCCATGGCGAGTGTGGTGCCATCACAAAAGTTAAAGTTACGGGAAAAGAGGTCATATTTAGAGGCTTTTAATTAGGAGGCAAAGGTTTTTCTGATCAATCAGTAGAACGTATGCAAGTGCTTGTTCAGATATGAGGATCGCAGATTGTCATCTTTGAGGAAAACCATAATGTTTTTCCCTCTTGGTGCAGCCGTTAGCCAGAAGGGAAGATACACCAAAATTTTTAATGACAAACATTCATTAATAATTGACCTTGTTGAGTTCAGGATATAGGTAATATGAATATGTCATTCTTGTGCATTATTTCAGGCATCTCTTTTTAGTTATTAGGCATGAAGCTGTCTCGTTCTTTCTATTTCCAAGTATTGTATCCAACTTTTAGTTTTTGTTTGACTTGGTCACTGATTATTTTAATTTGACTTCCCATCTGTGCTAGATGTTAATGAGTCGGTAGCAGTGGAGGGGTCTCTCTGTAAGTTTTCAAACTTCGGAATAAGCAATAAAGAATCAGTGGCTGAGCTCTTTTTTTCTCTATTAAACAAGGTTGGATTTTGTATTCTCTGTTGGTATAAAATGGTTCATGTACCATGCAGGCTGCTATTTTTACATATATGCTATTTATACATAGTGTGATTTGACTATTGCAGTTTACATAGTGTGATTTAACTATTGCAGTTACTGTCAGTTGAGAAGCTTTGGTCCCAAGGTTTGTGTGCCAGCACATTTGAAGGATCTTGGATATCTAAAACATGGGGTTCTAGAGTTGGCCATATAAATGTGATTGTGCTTGGCTTCGTCAT
The sequence above is a segment of the Lycium barbarum isolate Lr01 chromosome 6, ASM1917538v2, whole genome shotgun sequence genome. Coding sequences within it:
- the LOC132643702 gene encoding protein HESO1-like isoform X5; this translates as MALSMEVVLCTEAQQREQKQRKKYTATLEQLSAFEVLLDEVYVDLRPKPSDYDVRRDLLRIFNEIAMEIYDYSADAPVIEVFGSFSMDLFCAKSDLDLSINFTDRKVNITREKKIQTLRKFAKKFYLLQRNGFVYGVIPVTTARVPVLKVVDRGTEIECDISVENWDGISKSKTIYMIGAIDERFGKLSFLMKSWAKAQNINSAKDQTLNSLSIILLVAFHLQTRNPPILPPFSALCRDVNESVAVEGSLCKFSNFGISNKESVAELFFSLLNKLLSVEKLWSQG
- the LOC132643702 gene encoding protein HESO1-like isoform X4, producing MALSMEVVLCTEAQQREQKQRKKYTATLEQLSAFEVLLDEVYVDLRPKPSDYDVRRDLLRIFNEIAMEIYDYSADAPVIEVFGSFSMDLFCAKSDLDLSINFTDRKVNITREKKIQTLRKFAKKFYLLQRNGFVYGVIPVTTARVPVLKVVDRGTEIECDISVENWDGISKSKTIYMIGAIDERFGKLSFLMKSWAKAQNINSAKDQTLNSLSIILLVAFHLQTRNPPILPPFSALCRDVNESVAVEGSLCKFSNFGISNKESVAELFFSLLNKLLSVEKLWSQGLCASTFEGSWISKTWGSRVGHINVIVLGFVIS